From the Candidatus Hydrogenedentota bacterium genome, the window GCCGGCTCGTCCCGCTCCGGCCCCTCCACGCAGGGCGAAGACGAATTCCCGGCCTTCGCCGAGACCCATTCCTGGGGCACCGGCACCGCCAAGGTCGTGCGCATCGCCTTCACCGGCATTCTGACCCGCCAGCTCGACGGGGGACTCTTCGGGAGCACCGACCCCGTCGAATCCACCCTCCGCCAGATCCGCGCCGCCAGGCAGGATGAAGAGGTCGCCGGCATCCTGCTCGAAATCGATTCGCCCGGCGGCGAAGTCACCGCCTCCGACGAAATCCACCGCGAGCTGTTGCGGTTCAAGGAAAGCCGGGAGGGCCGGGTCCTTACCGTCCTGGTGCATGACCTCGCGGCGTCGGGCGGGTTTTATATCGCCCTGCCCGCCGACCGCATCGTCGCCCAGCCCACCGCCATGGTCGGCTCTATCGGCGTGCTCATGCAGACGCTGAACATCCAGGGACTCGGCGAAAAGCTCGGCGTGACCGACACCACCATCAAGTCCGGCCGCAACAAGGACATGCTTAATCCCTTCCGCCCGGTGGACCCCGAGCAGGTCCGGCTGCTGCAGACCTCCGTGGACGCCATGCATGACCGCTTCGTGGAACTGGTCGCCGAGGGCCGGAACCTCTCCAAAACCAAGGTGCGCGCCCTGGCCGACGGCCGGCTGTTCACCGCCCGCGAGGCGTTGGACCTGCGCCTGGTGGATGCCATCGGCTACTGGGAGGACGCGCTGGCCGAAACCGCCGGCCTCCTCGGCGTGGAAACCGTCCGGGTGGTGGCCTACCGCGACGACACCGGCCTGCTGGCGCAGTTCTTCGGCGTGCGCAGCCCCCTGCCCGGCCTCCACGCCCTGCTGTCCGCCGCCGCCGTCCCCCGCCGCCTCTACCTCTGGCGGCCTTGAGCCAAATGTTAAATGTATAGACTTCACCCTCCTTCCCG encodes:
- the sppA gene encoding signal peptide peptidase SppA → AGSSRSGPSTQGEDEFPAFAETHSWGTGTAKVVRIAFTGILTRQLDGGLFGSTDPVESTLRQIRAARQDEEVAGILLEIDSPGGEVTASDEIHRELLRFKESREGRVLTVLVHDLAASGGFYIALPADRIVAQPTAMVGSIGVLMQTLNIQGLGEKLGVTDTTIKSGRNKDMLNPFRPVDPEQVRLLQTSVDAMHDRFVELVAEGRNLSKTKVRALADGRLFTAREALDLRLVDAIGYWEDALAETAGLLGVETVRVVAYRDDTGLLAQFFGVRSPLPGLHALLSAAAVPRRLYLWRP